A DNA window from Ostrea edulis chromosome 5, xbOstEdul1.1, whole genome shotgun sequence contains the following coding sequences:
- the LOC125652474 gene encoding uncharacterized protein LOC125652474 yields the protein MGWSMGNHNVKGHSLWPTHCMPNLTEPHLVEDPGEDNSVQSSVALQLDNLIINNDHEELEKFIRGTKVDVNVELNEKKETALTLAVKLSHKECVKVIVYCESCLKNCLNINNCSAFDMALITAFDNRLEPRHSICWEIIKLLMKANAEPMCKDAMMYIVRTAFKYQDDQFLHKLIAVALECSNSVMFHELLLQKLHRHQPIYVDSIDPILMDMSDFSIKLLKIAPPSELEFIINSMFYYMESYWQSRRNKFNTFYKLIVYTIAAGWVWRKSNVYHISRSCPHLAKWLIQQMKTPPSLAHLSRASFRRHVATPVPVAIDGFPYAIPESLKHYILIQDMDELCNSGAVNLNEVAF from the coding sequence ATGGGTTGGAGTATGGGTAATCATAATGTCAAAGGTCACAGTCTTTGGCCAACTCACTGCATGCCAAATTTAACAGAGCCCCATCTGGTGGAAGATCCAGGAGAGGACAACTCTGTCCAATCTTCTGTTGCCCTGCAACTGGacaatttaattataaataatgaCCATGAAGAGTTAGAGAAGTTTATCAGAGGTACAAAAGTGGATGTGAATGTAGAATTGAATGAGAAAAAAGAAACAGCACTGACTCTCGCTGTCAAACTCAGTCACAAAGAATGTGTCAAAGTGATAGTCTATTGTGAGTCATGTTTGAAGAACTGCCTCAACATTAACAATTGTTCAGCATTTGATATGGCACTCATCACTGCTTTTGACAATCGTTTGGAACCAAGGCATTCAATTTGTTGGGAAATTATCAAGCTGCTGATGAAAGCGAATGCGGAACCGATGTGTAAAGATGCGATGATGTACATAGTGCGTACAGCATTCAAGTACCAAGATGATCAGTTTCTGCATAAGCTGATTGCAGTGGCTCTGGAGTGTTCCAATTCTGTTATGTTTCACGAacttcttcttcagaaattACACCGCCACCAACCAATCTATGTGGACTCGATTGACCCCATTCTTATGGACATGTCTGATTTCAGCATTAAACTATTAAAGATTGCTCCTCCTTCAGAGCTAGAATTCATCATCAACTCCATGTTTTACTACATGGAATCCTACTGGCAGTCTCGCAGGAATAAATTCAATACGTTTTACAAACTGATTGTGTACACGATAGCTGCAGGCTGGGTGTGGCGGAAGTCCAATGTATACCACATCTCGAGGTCCTGCCCACACCTTGCCAAGTGGTTGATCCAACAGATGAAGACCCCGCCCTCTCTGGCACACCTCTCTCGTGCTTCGTTCCGACGTCATGTTGCCACTCCAGTTCCTGTAGCCATTGACGGATTTCCCTATGCCATTCCTGAATCTCTGAAGCATTATATCCTGATCCAAGACATGGATGAACTCTGTAACTCAGGAGCCGTAAATCTGAATGAGGTCGCCTTTTAA
- the LOC125649846 gene encoding uncharacterized protein LOC125649846, which produces MGDNRRIAQVRTARSVICRILLLDGKLFEIDVDKRAVGQILYDKVCEHLDLLEKDYFGLSFVALHTGLREWLNVEKKISKQMKGLAWEFKFELKFYPPDPQTLHEDLTRYQLCLQIRNDIVNEKLPCSAVTYALLGSYTVQSELGDFDIDEFGPGTEYIRKMRFAPHQDRELLRKIVELHKTHRGQTPEEAELHFLDNSKKLAMYGVDLSDAKDGEGVDIQLGVCWSGILVFREKLQINKFVWPKILKMSYRRKKFYIKLRTGEFEEFQSLIGFKFMSSKHAKRMWKICVENHAFFRNREPDSPGTQRGLLKLGSKFRYSGRTHFQTKQAMMGVERPSPFFDRVHSKRATYHGRTKNKELADEMYKPRPEPRHIPEYNREEKMTRRVPEPEINDREDVFDDEEEEEEEEPINRKSRMERMHAVPTPLAAVMKKDPIENNNLEHHRRRRSFEEEAEEQPPLDDSMVCTHRLYHSLEYTNAYTNPGKTRATEDTNENQSNDSLSPHSLLTKTNLKQQRGCWHIGNESSKKVSFDEESLRSTSSHYSRSDGELWPQKLSLPHGRRYQKKRTSSQTSVDSPVAVRSYVTTSPWKPYQVKQEIKRHLIAKDLNFSLDEGFSDTFETNVAKRNNGRSTSYTHSSKSDSFDGSIYKAEESDTAPRNPFHLKTSSLDRSLYHYSSSDSEDCSSPTKSGDKKVNPRSTFTRQVGRRGRKKAQVVHDTKPVPAGKDNSEFVIQELELEPGGRSQRQFTPSPRNLSKNYRVAPREETWEKTAFSDESFSNHSHSSNYINNEAILLEKYIIRKPKSESSSSVVDNEMLDDSIIHSNLGGNPDELALHDSFEYYGFAAGPKSTSSTDNILNERESMHEQHASPRNPEISIKEISNTFPEKAVSFDITLQTSKPMKKILNTYSEKAVSVDAEPLKEKPGENAERLVNKGGNTNDALTMSMASILSLSSEEGSVMVNDFLQDYDHEPCVRRARSMTLGHEDRISAGISSLESKKVRFCSEDNLVYELRYGFSDEDKPSESPEKLDLSFVDDIQSDEQLSDSAVSPNTPSLPRYFHDSDGSSSSCTPDSSPRLLQCMDPAEQSTSHRTLLRKSLQMPTEKDTITDQKQTSGLDNVMMEDWSALNDVTLKEQRKDMKDTGVDDTKREKDFSEVDHEHEENFSLEVHISPQSQGSSDVSNENQTPPLSRTNRDREMVLDGESKIEHDEKRKVDSGELTPLQPWKKGDMWVGSSVCRSLFKDSGNLSTESHNTSETTSIKMWCENNSEGPSPWGPVLVTAFTDTDNEKGKAGSKLDCSKEQNLRVDTKEEGDQYVSFVPLTSPLQSSAHISYIDTQSQMVPSAVPSSSSTLFVSSTIQSHDNSASEEVLLVTTSVAVTTQTPSGISVQSNDFYMNDIPTCVPVPVVSAVVTSSVISTSVQSPGNSSFHSSSEDVTISKSAETQRAPTFIAFHSTPVDKPYIATKPCVHDKTTSAEISTQGIAISTKHCSNSGHTTLITTSSILHTSVVSSSSSVINSSPGTGSFSQSAFSDWNRKPTPVKPLTFIPPKTKKSLTNTSPLLVEGKTSTSQTSEGELSHLKKNLLTGSKESCSERQDGKQTAPKDSYNSTAEWVLSHSKRFVFRSGELEKQSNEDENMKSLTNAVNKKESEISSRIYTEMSGDSRSIGDDMQGKHRIMDDGKQARLSSPTNRKDKCEFPKKQLKMEERRKGDAFDGKINVKLDEKQNENLKTVESKESDIDTEKQEAKSCVPQLQENEQDKSVKSDFDEISESHTSGVPIKSFLDYQRPMDNAAVCIEGIESNSNTSSGGTREPYGYFRDVNRPLWKHPSEFISVRQYRESPKKKKVYIDGSLQRSRVSEAETDEQDSGKVAVQSMDPAANFDNGRKKENAGTPFIGNHGETVISTEVFNATEDTVEQKVVEELHDKDSKMGGIVDTIVARDIKNTDNNMACIRRKKEKLNTADVETYGELPPLCDSKNSDLGENLTEEKSANQPENDVMKFKSGARREDSQSLRYPKRKEVPSMLPRTLSAKRLSSMIARPESPEAVHILSEIFLAILIFLVSMLFLICERSVDAPPNQQEPPSVHNLPSPPLDPPELLSKEERKKREKEEKERKKREKEEQKRKKKEEEKEKKRLAKEKKKKPPVEEKWQEAVAVSATTETIAVHDRPPRRMSSFEEQKEDQPVEPQVTSKPEEVKGAEAAEESGSNRADQGSEAGSDKDDTPVNKEPTKEVKDESLNRSTDRVGEEFDL; this is translated from the exons ATGGGTGACAACAGAAGAATTGCTCAAGTCCGCACTGCTCGGTCCGTCATCTGTAGAATTCTTCTGCTTGacggaaaactgtttgaaatAGATGTAGAT AAGCGTGCGGTTGGTCAGATTCTCTATGACAAAGTATGTGAGCACTTGGATCTATTAGAGAAGGATTATTTCGGACTGtcatttgtggcacttcacacAGGACTCAGG GAATGGTTAAATGTGGAGAAGAAGATATCCAAGCAGATGaaag GCCTGGCTTGGGAATTTAAGTTTGAGCTGAAGTTTTACCCCCCAGATCCCCAGACCCTGCATGAGGATCTGACAAG ATACCAGCTCTGTTTGCAGATAAGAaatgatattgtcaatgaaaa GCTCCCCTGCTCAGCTGTCACCTATGCACTACTGGGGTCATACACCGTCCAATCAGAGCTTGGAGATTTTGACATTGATGAGTTTGGTCCTGGTACAGAATACATCAGAAAAATGAGGTTTGCTCCTCATCAAGACAGGGAGCTGCTGAGAAAAATTGTCGAGCTTCACAAAACTCACAG AGGTCAAACACCAGAGGAGGCTGAGTTACATTTCCTAGATAATTCCAAGAAACTTGCAATGTATGGAGTTGATCTCAGTGATGCAAAG GATGGTGAGGGTGTGGACATTCAGCTCGGGGTGTGCTGGAGCGGTATCCTTGTGTTTAGGGAAAAACTTCAAATCAACAAATTTGTTTGGCCAAAGATTCTAAAAATGTCCTACAGAAGAAAGAAGTTCTACATCAAGCTAAGGACAGGGGAG TTTGAGGAGTTCCAAAGCTTGATAGGTTTTAAATTCATGTCCAGTAAACATGCTAAACGCATGTGGAAAATTTGTGTGGAGAACCATGCATTCTTTCG GAACAGAGAGCCAGACTCCCCAGGGACACAGAGAGGACTTTTAAAACTCGGATCCAAGTTCCGCTACTCTGGCAGGACTCATTTCCAGACCAAACAGGCCATGATGGGAGTAGAGCGTCCCTCTCCATTTTTTGATCGTGTTCACAGCAAACGTGCCACATACCATGGCAGGACTAAAAACAAGGAGCTTGCTGATG AAATGTACAAACCACGTCCAGAGCCAAGGCACATCCCTGAGTACAACCGCGAGGAGAAAATGACGAGGAGGGTACCAGAGCCTGAGATAAATGACAGGGAGGATGTTTTTGATGATGAGGAGGAGGAAGAAGAGGAGGAACCAATCAACAGGAAGAGCCGGATGGAGAGGATGCATGCGGTCCCAACCCCACTGGCAGCAGTTATGAAGAAGGATCCAATTGAAAACAACAACTTAGAACACCACCGTCGGAGAAGATCGTTCGAAGAAGAAGCTGAAGAGCAACCTCCTCTGGATGACAGCATGGTATGTACACACAGACTTTATCATAGCCTAGAATATACAAACGCTTATACTAACCCAGGGAAAACCAGGGCAACAGAGGATACTAATGAGAATCAGTCAAACGATTCACTTAGTCCCCACTCATTATTAACAAAGACTAATTTAAAGCAACAAAGAGGATGCTGGCATATAGGAAATGAGAGTTCTAAGAAGGTTTCTTTTGATGAGGAGAGCCTCAGAAGCACAAGTTCTCACTACAGCAGGAGTGACGGTGAACTTTGGCCCCAAAAGCTGTCTTTGCCCCATGGGAGGAGGTACCAGAAAAAGAGAACCAGCAGTCAGACAAGCGTAGACAGTCCAGTGGCTGTTAGGTCTTACGTGACTACATCTCCCTGGAAACCTTACCAAGTAAAACAGGAAATTAAAAGACATCTGATTGCCAAGGATTTGAATTTCAGCTTAGATGAAGGTTTTTCTGACACTTTCGAAACAAATGTTGCCAAGAGAAATAATGGAAGAAGCACAAGCTATACACATTCTTCTAAATCTGATTCATTTGATGGTTCCATTTATAAAGCTGAAGAGTCAGATACAGCTCCTAGAAATCCTTTCCATCTGAAAACATCTTCCCTTGATAGAAGTTTATATCACTACAGCTCGTCAGATTCTGAGGACTGTAGTAGTCCCACAAAATCGGGGGATAAAAAGGTCAACCCAAGGTCAACCTTTACCCGGCAAGTAGGTAGAAGAGGCAGGAAGAAGGCACAGGTTGTCCACGACACAAAACCAGTCCCTGCAGGAAAAGACAATTCAGAATTTGTAATCCAGGAATTAGAATTGGAACCAGGAGGTAGATCCCAAAGACAGTTTACACCTAGTCCGAGAAATCTCAGCAAGAACTACAGAGTAGCTCCCAGAGAGGAAACTTGGGAAAAAACGGCCTTTTCTGATGAGAGCTTCTCAAATCACAGTCACTCCAGTAACTACATAAATAACGAAGCCATTTTGTTGGAGAAGTACATCATCAGAAAGCCAAAATCTGAATCCTCCAGCAGTGTTGTAGATAATGAGATGCTAGATGACAGCATCATCCACTCCAATCTGGGAGGCAACCCAGACGAGCTAGCGCTACACGACAGTTTCGAGTATTACGGCTTTGCAGCAGGACCAAAGTCCACATCCTCCACAGACAACATTCTGAATGAGAGAGAATCCATGCATGAACAACACGCTTCTCCCAGAAATCCAGAAATATCCATCAAAGAAATCTCTAACACTTTCCCTGAAAAAGCTGTATCATTTGATATTACACTACAAACTTCAAAACCCATGAAGAAAATCTTAAATACTTACTCTGAAAAAGCAGTTTCAGTTGATGCTGAACCTCTTAAAGAAAAACCTGGAGAAAATGCTGAAAGGCTTGTAAATAAAGGAGGAAACACAAATGATGCTTTGACAATGAGCATGGCATCCATCTTGTCCCTGTCGTCAGAGGAGGGAAGTGTGATGGTGAATGATTTTCTACAGGACTATGACCATGAACCTTGTGTGCGAAGGGCAAGGTCAATGACTTTAGGCCACGAAGACAGAATCTCAGCTGGCATTTCCTCACTTGAAAGCAAGAAGGTCCGTTTTTGCAGTGAGGATAACCTGGTGTATGAATTGAGATATGGATTTTCAGATGAGGACAAGCCCAGCGAATCACCTGAGAAACTTGATTTGAGCTTTGTAGATGACATCCAGTCTGATGAACAATTGTCTGATTCTGCAGTTTCACCAAACACACCATCTCTTCCCCGTTATTTCCACGACTCTGATGGATCTTCTAGTTCTTGTACTCCTGACTCTTCCCCTCGGCTTCTTCAGTGTATGGACCCTGCAGAGCAATCCACATCCCATAGAACACTGCTACGGAAAAGTCTTCAAATGCCTACAGAGAAAGATACCATCACAGACCAAAAACAGACTTCAGGACTTGATAATGTTATGATGGAGGACTGGTCAGCTCTAAATGATGTGACCTTGAAAGAGCAAAGGAAGGACATGAAAGACACTGGTGTTGATGATacaaagagagagaaagatttCTCAGAGGTGGACCATGAACATGAAGAAAACTTTAGCTTAGAGGTCCACATATCACCCCAGTCCCAAGGAAGCAGTGATGTGTCAAATGAGAATCAAACACCTCCCTTAAGTAGAACTAACAGAGACAGGGAAATGGTTCTTGATGGAGAAAGCAAGATTGAACATGATGAAAAGAGAAAGGTGGACAGTGGTGAACTGACTCCACTTCAGCCATGGAAAAAAGGTGACATGTGGGTGGGAAGCAGTGTTTGCAGAAGTTTGTTCAAGGACAGTGGAAACCTGAGCACAGAGTCACACAACACCTCAGAGACTACTTCCATCAAAATGTGGTGTGAAAACAATTCTGAAGGGCCCAGTCCCTGGGGGCCAGTATTAGTGACTGCATTTACAGACACTGATAATGAAAAAGGAAAAGCAGGTTCCAAACTGGACTGTTCCAAGGAACAAAATTTGAGAGTTGACACTAAGGAAGAAGGAGACCAGTATGTCTCATTTGTTCCTCTCACGTCCCCTCTTCAATCCTCTGCTCACATATCTTACATTGATACTCAATCCCAAATGGTCCCCAGTGCTGTTCCATCGAGTTCATCCACTTTATTTGTCAGTTCCACGATTCAGAGCCATGATAATTCTGCATCAGAAGAGGTCCTTCTTGTTACCACTTCTGTTGCTGTTACAACACAAACTCCATCAGGAATATCTGTTCAGTCTAATGATTTCTATATGAATGATATACCAACATGTGTTCCAGTTCCAGTTGTTTCAGCAGTTGTCACATCCTCTGTTATTTCCACTAGTGTTCAGAGTCCAGGAAATTCATCATTTCACAGTTCATCGGAAGATGTAACCATTAGCAAATCAGCAGAAACTCAGAGAGCTCCAACTTTTATTGCTTTCCATAGTACACCTGTTGATAAGCCATACATTGCTACAAAACCCTGTGTTCATGATAAGACTACCTCTGCAGAGATTTCAACCCAGGGTATAGCTATTTCTACCAAACACTGTAGTAACTCGGGGCATACAACGCTCATCACCACTTCATCTATTCTCCATACATCAGTTGTATCATCATCATCCAGCGTCATCAACTCATCTCCAGGCACTGGTAGTTTTTCTCAGAGTGCTTTCTCTGATTGGAACAGAAAGCCCACACCTGTGAAACCTTTGACCTTCATACCTCCCAAAACGAAAAAGTCCTTAACCAACACATCCCCACTATTGGTTGAAGGTAAAACGTCTACCTCTCAGACATCAGAGGGTGAATTGTCTCATCTTAAAAAAAATCTCCTGACCGGTTCCAAGGAGTCCTGTTCTGAAAGACAAGATGGGAAGCAGACGGCACCAAAGGACAGTTACAACAGCACGGCAGAGTGGGTGTTGTCGCACTCCAAAAGATTTGTGTTCAGGTCTGGTGAATTAGAAAAGCAATCCAAcgaagatgaaaatatgaaaagtttgaCAAATGCTGTAAATAAAAAGGAAAGTGAGATTTCTAGCAGGATATATACTGAGATGAGTGGAGACAGTCGAAGCATTGGAGATGACATGCAGGGAAAACATCGGATTATGGATGATGGAAAACAGGCCAGGCTCTCCAGTCCCACCAATAGAAAAGACAAGTGTGAATTTCCAAAGAAACAACTGAAAATGGAAGAAAGAAGAAAAGGAGATGCAtttgatggaaaaataaatgtaaaattggatgaaaaacaaaatgaaaatttaaagacTGTAGAATCCAAGGAAAGTGACATTGACACAGAAAAACAGGAAGCAAAATCTTGTGTACCTCAACTTCAGGAAAATGAACAGGACAAATCGGTGAAGTCAGATTTTGATGAAATCAGTGAAAGTCATACATCTGGTGTACCAATTAAAAGTTTCTTAGACTATCAGAGGCCTATGGACAATGCTGCAGTTTGTATAGAAGGCATTGAAAGTAACTCAAACACATCCTCTGGAGGTACGAGGGAACCTTATGGATATTTCAGGGATGTTAATAGGCCTTTATGGAAACATCCAAGTGAATTCATTTCTGTAAGGCAATACAGGGAAAGTCCTAAGAAAAAGAAAGTGTACATTGATGGATCACTTCAGAGGTCAAGGGTGTCAGAAGCAGAAACAGATGAACAGGATTCAGGAAAAGTTGCTGTACAGAGCATGGATCCAGCAGCAAATTTTGACAATGGAAGGAAAAAAGAGAATGCTGGCACACCATTCATTGGTAACCATGGTGAAACGGTTATATCAACGGAGGTGTTTAATGCAACAGAAGACACTGTAGAACAAAAGGTTGTGGAAGAACTGCATGATAAAGACTCGAAAATGGGTGGAATTGTAGATACCATAGTAGCAAGAGATATAAAAAATACTGACAATAACATGGCTTGcattagaagaaaaaaagaaaaactcaACACAGCTGATGTAGAAACTTATGGGGAACTTCCTCCTCTGTGCGATTCCAAAAACTCTGACCTTGGAGAGAACTTGACGGAAGAAAAGTCTGCTAATCAGCCAGAGAATGATGTGATGAAGTTTAAGTCTGGTGCGAGACGGGAAGACAGTCAGTCATTGCGTTATCCCAAGAGGAAGGAGGTGCCTTCCATGCTGCCCAGGACATTGAGTGCAAAGAGGTTAAGTTCTATGATTGCTCGCCCCGAGAGTCCGGAAGCTGTACACATTCTGTCAGAGATCTTCTTGGCAATTCTGATATTTCTGGTATCTATGTTGTTCTT GATATGT